From Pelosinus sp. IPA-1, a single genomic window includes:
- a CDS encoding CarD family transcriptional regulator yields MLAIGDKVVYPMHGAGVIEAIEKHEVFGQLQDYYILTMPYGGMRVMIPMKNVENIGLREVIDEVGITKVVDILRATSVQETASWNKRFNLNLTKIKTGSIYEVAEVVRNLMLQDNSKKLSAGERRLLETARKIMVSELVLACGKDLGSIEEWIDELMQENTPGN; encoded by the coding sequence ATGTTAGCTATAGGGGACAAAGTGGTATATCCCATGCATGGTGCAGGTGTCATTGAGGCAATTGAAAAGCATGAAGTGTTTGGACAACTGCAAGATTATTATATTCTTACGATGCCTTACGGTGGTATGAGAGTGATGATTCCTATGAAAAATGTTGAAAATATTGGTCTTAGAGAAGTGATTGACGAAGTAGGAATTACCAAAGTTGTAGATATACTAAGGGCTACTTCAGTGCAAGAAACGGCTAGTTGGAATAAGAGATTTAATTTAAACTTAACAAAAATAAAAACTGGCAGTATATATGAAGTGGCTGAAGTTGTTCGGAACCTTATGCTCCAGGATAATTCAAAAAAACTGTCAGCTGGTGAACGAAGACTACTCGAAACCGCGAGAAAAATTATGGTTAGTGAACTAGTTTTAGCTTGTGGTAAAGATTTGGGTAGTATAGAAGAATGGATAGATGAGTTAATGCAAGAAAATACGCCAGGCAACTGA
- a CDS encoding rubredoxin-like domain-containing protein has product MKTYVRCKACGFIMDENHVDDLCPACGLPKTVFEPYTKKISERRTFIIDQHLHPISVHFPQVFMAVIIFMLCLAFGVDDPLRGEFLIAAKLSIIAFPFSVLLGFITGIIDGKIRFKKLKTPLLIRKAIVGVILQVLSIAIFVLYLVNGFTASNMIIIIILSILSTICGIYLGKAGSSMFNSMMPG; this is encoded by the coding sequence ATGAAAACTTATGTTAGATGTAAAGCTTGTGGATTTATAATGGATGAGAACCATGTAGATGACCTATGTCCTGCCTGCGGATTACCAAAAACTGTTTTCGAGCCTTATACAAAAAAAATCTCTGAGCGTCGCACATTTATTATTGATCAGCATCTTCATCCGATCAGTGTGCATTTTCCTCAAGTCTTTATGGCTGTTATTATTTTTATGCTATGTCTTGCTTTTGGAGTCGACGATCCTTTAAGAGGAGAATTCCTCATTGCGGCAAAACTTTCTATTATCGCCTTTCCCTTTTCTGTACTTTTAGGTTTCATTACAGGAATCATTGACGGTAAAATCCGTTTTAAAAAATTAAAAACACCTCTTTTAATCCGTAAAGCAATTGTTGGAGTTATCCTTCAAGTATTATCCATTGCTATTTTTGTGCTATACCTGGTAAATGGTTTTACTGCAAGTAACATGATCATTATTATTATTTTGAGTATCTTATCTACAATCTGCGGCATTTATCTTGGGAAAGCAGGTTCTAGTATGTTTAATTCTATGATGCCCGGTTAA
- the spoIIP gene encoding stage II sporulation protein P gives MSTFLVIIITLLFSFSSLPYALAANSSDSDEVASGYNTIVDENNNVILQLGLTLHVGDEYINEDNNLYEITLIEGSLAKARFIKAESSLSLRTISIPVQGTPAGYQPLIAIYHTHNDESYIPTDTVATEPGKGSIMLVGDSLSNRLNELGYQTEHDKTLHEPHDANAYQRSRRTFMRLLERQPAALFDIHRDSAPLTYYQTTINGEDTARILLVVGQQNQNRETTLQYAKTIKANADATYQGLIRGIFIAHGNYNQDLNPHSMLVEVGTQYNTREAAQRSAALFADVIPSIISPNPMTAAPSPAAVSDAENSPPTTDTAQGIVANVVSEENKAALYDIFSIAGAVLVSTIAYLYLSTGSWQEAKNKLYKFYKYEFTNFLGPRRKRKD, from the coding sequence ATGTCTACTTTCCTAGTAATAATCATCACGCTCCTATTCTCATTTTCTTCCCTTCCTTACGCTTTGGCCGCCAATTCCTCCGATAGTGACGAAGTAGCATCTGGCTATAACACGATAGTGGATGAGAATAATAATGTTATTTTACAACTAGGCCTAACCCTTCATGTTGGTGATGAATATATTAACGAGGATAATAATCTTTATGAAATTACTCTTATTGAAGGCTCGTTAGCTAAAGCTCGCTTTATTAAAGCTGAATCAAGTCTTTCTCTACGTACCATTTCGATACCCGTCCAAGGAACACCAGCTGGTTATCAGCCGCTAATTGCCATTTATCACACTCACAATGACGAGTCATATATCCCCACTGATACTGTTGCAACTGAGCCAGGTAAAGGCAGTATTATGTTGGTAGGCGATAGTCTAAGTAATCGTCTTAATGAGTTAGGTTATCAAACGGAACATGACAAAACCCTTCACGAGCCTCACGATGCGAATGCTTACCAGCGTTCTAGACGTACCTTTATGAGATTACTGGAACGTCAGCCTGCAGCATTGTTTGACATTCACCGTGATAGCGCACCGCTTACATACTATCAAACAACGATCAACGGAGAAGATACTGCGAGAATCTTATTAGTAGTCGGCCAGCAAAACCAAAATCGTGAAACGACTCTGCAATATGCCAAGACAATAAAAGCGAATGCGGATGCAACCTATCAAGGATTAATTCGTGGTATATTTATTGCCCATGGAAATTATAACCAGGATTTAAATCCTCATTCTATGCTCGTCGAAGTGGGTACCCAATACAATACAAGAGAGGCTGCACAACGTAGCGCTGCATTATTTGCCGATGTCATTCCATCTATTATTAGTCCAAATCCAATGACTGCTGCTCCTTCACCAGCCGCCGTGTCAGATGCAGAAAATTCCCCTCCTACAACAGACACTGCTCAAGGGATTGTAGCAAATGTAGTATCAGAAGAAAATAAAGCTGCGCTTTATGATATCTTCTCAATTGCAGGCGCAGTACTCGTTAGCACTATCGCTTATCTTTATCTTAGCACTGGCAGTTGGCAAGAAGCCAAGAATAAGCTCTACAAATTTTATAAATATGAATTCACTAATTTTTTAGGCCCACGCAGAAAAAGAAAAGATTAA
- the disA gene encoding DNA integrity scanning diadenylate cyclase DisA, giving the protein MTKNREDKLWDAKFIKTIKKLVPGTPLREGLENILRAKMGVLVLVGNNQPLMDVVDGGFSLNCEYTPAGFYELGKMDGALILSSDLKHILYANAQLVPDSKIPTTETGTRHRTAERVARQTGGLVIAISQRRNLITMYLGNLRYTLKDITVSLSRANQALQTLEKYRKVLVRSLTNLSALEFEDFVTLLDVAEIVIRVEHVNRIAREVERHIIELGSEGRLVNMQMEELLSEQDDMELLLKDYCNGAQNFQQVREQLAALPEESLEPYTICRILGYGTTPNALDIPVVPRGYRVLSRIPRLPMSIVDNLVTHFRTLHCIYNATTTELDDVEGIGEVRAKTIKDGLKRVREQALLDRHV; this is encoded by the coding sequence ATGACGAAGAACCGAGAAGATAAATTATGGGACGCAAAATTTATTAAAACAATTAAGAAATTAGTACCTGGGACACCCCTACGAGAAGGTTTGGAAAATATTTTGCGGGCGAAGATGGGCGTCTTAGTGCTTGTTGGTAATAATCAGCCCTTAATGGATGTGGTAGATGGTGGGTTCTCTTTAAATTGTGAGTACACTCCTGCAGGATTTTATGAATTAGGTAAAATGGACGGTGCTTTGATTTTGTCTTCGGACTTAAAACATATCCTATATGCCAATGCTCAATTAGTTCCTGATTCCAAAATTCCTACAACGGAAACAGGTACAAGGCATCGTACGGCGGAAAGGGTTGCAAGGCAAACCGGAGGACTTGTCATTGCAATTTCACAAAGACGTAATCTAATTACCATGTATCTTGGTAACTTAAGGTATACTCTTAAAGATATTACAGTAAGCTTAAGCAGAGCCAACCAAGCGTTACAAACTTTGGAAAAGTATCGTAAGGTTTTAGTCAGGAGTTTAACGAATCTAAGTGCCTTAGAGTTCGAAGATTTTGTTACATTATTGGACGTGGCTGAGATTGTTATTCGTGTTGAACATGTGAACCGGATTGCTAGAGAAGTTGAGCGTCATATAATAGAATTAGGCAGTGAAGGTCGCTTGGTCAATATGCAAATGGAAGAATTATTATCTGAACAAGACGATATGGAACTGTTGCTTAAAGACTATTGTAATGGGGCTCAGAATTTTCAGCAGGTTCGTGAACAGTTAGCTGCATTGCCAGAGGAAAGTTTAGAACCTTATACTATATGCCGTATATTAGGCTACGGAACGACCCCGAATGCGCTAGATATACCTGTAGTACCTCGAGGTTATCGGGTGTTGAGCCGCATACCTCGGTTACCTATGTCTATTGTAGATAATTTAGTAACCCATTTCCGAACCTTACATTGTATTTATAATGCAACCACTACCGAACTTGACGATGTAGAGGGGATTGGTGAAGTTCGGGCAAAAACAATAAAGGACGGCCTAAAGCGAGTGCGAGAACAAGCACTGCTAGACCGTCATGTATGA
- the ispD gene encoding 2-C-methyl-D-erythritol 4-phosphate cytidylyltransferase, whose translation MVTVIIPAAGQGKRMKTSSNKVFLPLVNMPVLLHSVLAFSACSEVNNLVVVVAIDEVEQVRTMLSSLRGIKAWQVVIGGSERQHSIANALKVVSKETEVVLVHDGARPLVTESCIQAVIKAARMHRAAVVAVAVKDTIKTVDADGWVTGTPERRTLWAIQTPQGFDAHLLQQAYEKARLEGYIGTDDASLVERLGIQVKIVPGSYDNLKITTPEDLTIAEALLIERKRELKGCAAESMVRVGMGYDVHKLVEGRKLILGGVEIPYIHGLEGHSDADVVLHAIKDALLGAAALGDIGKHFPDTDVQYKGASSILLLKRVGDILEEHGYAVNNIDATIVAERPKVAAYIPEMNHNIAAALRIDLGQVNVKATTTEGLGFAGKGEGIAAHAVASIFKR comes from the coding sequence GTGGTTACAGTCATCATACCAGCTGCAGGACAAGGAAAGAGGATGAAAACGAGCAGTAATAAGGTCTTTTTGCCACTCGTTAATATGCCTGTGCTGTTACATAGTGTATTAGCTTTCTCAGCATGTTCTGAAGTAAATAATCTAGTTGTCGTAGTTGCCATTGATGAAGTAGAACAAGTAAGAACTATGCTCAGTAGCTTGAGAGGAATAAAGGCGTGGCAAGTAGTGATAGGTGGTAGTGAACGACAACATTCTATCGCAAATGCTCTTAAGGTGGTCTCAAAGGAAACAGAGGTAGTTTTAGTCCATGATGGTGCGAGACCTCTTGTGACAGAATCTTGCATTCAGGCTGTGATTAAAGCTGCTCGTATGCATAGGGCTGCTGTAGTTGCTGTAGCTGTGAAAGATACGATTAAAACAGTTGATGCAGATGGATGGGTCACAGGTACTCCCGAAAGGCGTACTTTATGGGCGATACAAACACCTCAGGGCTTCGATGCACATCTTTTGCAGCAAGCATATGAGAAGGCTAGGCTGGAGGGCTATATTGGGACGGATGATGCCTCTCTTGTTGAAAGATTGGGTATACAGGTAAAGATAGTGCCTGGTAGTTATGATAATCTTAAGATTACGACACCAGAAGATTTAACGATAGCTGAGGCGTTGCTGATAGAAAGAAAGAGGGAACTGAAAGGATGTGCAGCTGAAAGCATGGTACGAGTTGGTATGGGATATGATGTTCATAAATTAGTAGAAGGAAGAAAGCTAATATTAGGTGGTGTTGAAATACCTTATATACATGGATTAGAGGGACATTCGGATGCGGATGTTGTACTGCATGCTATTAAAGATGCTCTTTTGGGGGCGGCTGCGTTAGGTGATATTGGTAAGCATTTTCCTGATACAGATGTACAGTATAAAGGAGCTTCTAGTATTTTACTCTTAAAGAGGGTTGGAGACATTCTTGAGGAACATGGTTATGCAGTAAATAATATTGATGCCACGATTGTAGCAGAACGTCCTAAAGTAGCAGCGTATATCCCTGAGATGAATCATAATATTGCTGCTGCTCTAAGAATTGATTTGGGGCAAGTCAATGTAAAGGCTACAACAACAGAGGGGCTAGGATTTGCTGGTAAGGGAGAAGGCATCGCTGCTCATGCTGTGGCTTCCATCTTTAAGAGATAA
- a CDS encoding PIN/TRAM domain-containing protein, whose protein sequence is MDKILRFIIALLAAISGVMTAKWLGTSSFLSSIVSDEFLRVGFISSSDTMVTILLAAFGGLAGGIIGYLLAPFCIKYLWQFTYWIEARLNKMPVYDVIAGSIGLAVGLIISNLIGSAFMHIPIIGSYVPGIISIILGYLGVNIAIHKREEIVGLLVGFSWKGKEKQKEKVVTKPHYKILDTSVIIDGRIADICTSGFVEGILVVPVFVLEELQHIADSSDLLKRNRGRRGLDILNRMQKELGLHVEIYEQDFEDIVEVDSKLVKLAQLLKGKLVTNDYNLNKVAELQGVTVLNINELSNSVKPVVLPGEEMVVHVVKDGKELGQGIGYLDDGTMIVVDSGKKHMGDTIGVLVTSVLQTAAGRMIFAKPKGMEKGA, encoded by the coding sequence TTGGATAAAATTTTGAGATTTATCATTGCACTATTAGCGGCTATTTCAGGCGTAATGACAGCAAAGTGGTTAGGAACCAGTTCTTTCTTGTCATCTATAGTGAGTGATGAATTTTTGCGGGTAGGATTTATCAGCAGCAGTGATACGATGGTCACTATCTTGCTAGCTGCATTTGGTGGTTTAGCAGGTGGGATAATTGGTTATCTATTAGCACCTTTTTGTATCAAATATTTATGGCAATTTACGTATTGGATAGAAGCAAGGCTTAATAAAATGCCAGTGTATGATGTTATTGCAGGCTCGATAGGACTGGCTGTTGGTTTAATTATTTCTAACTTAATTGGATCTGCATTTATGCATATACCGATTATTGGTAGCTATGTTCCAGGAATTATTAGTATAATCTTAGGTTATCTTGGGGTAAATATTGCTATTCATAAGCGTGAAGAAATAGTTGGACTATTAGTAGGTTTCTCATGGAAAGGAAAAGAGAAGCAAAAGGAAAAAGTAGTTACTAAACCGCACTATAAAATTCTAGACACGAGTGTCATTATTGATGGGCGTATTGCGGATATCTGTACAAGTGGATTTGTGGAAGGAATTCTTGTAGTTCCTGTATTTGTACTAGAGGAATTGCAACATATTGCTGACTCTTCAGACTTGCTTAAACGTAATCGTGGGCGCCGAGGTTTAGATATCTTAAATCGTATGCAAAAGGAGTTAGGTTTGCATGTAGAGATTTATGAACAGGACTTTGAGGATATTGTTGAAGTAGACTCAAAACTGGTTAAATTGGCACAATTACTTAAGGGAAAGCTTGTCACCAACGATTATAATTTAAATAAAGTTGCTGAGTTGCAAGGTGTAACGGTTCTTAATATTAATGAATTATCAAATTCTGTGAAACCTGTCGTGTTGCCAGGTGAGGAAATGGTAGTTCATGTTGTAAAAGATGGTAAAGAGCTTGGTCAAGGTATCGGTTACCTTGATGATGGTACAATGATTGTTGTTGATAGTGGTAAAAAACACATGGGGGATACCATCGGTGTATTAGTAACCTCAGTGCTACAGACTGCTGCTGGACGAATGATTTTTGCTAAACCTAAAGGCATGGAAAAAGGTGCGTAA
- a CDS encoding ATP-dependent Clp protease ATP-binding subunit encodes MLGRFTERAQKALYFAQQEAVGLGHDYVGTEHLLLGLLHEKEGVAAKGLLSLDITIETIRSAVEQIVGRGKGNNSQVAYTPRAKRCIELAIEVAAGLGHNYVGTEHLLLGLLQEGEGIATQILNGLGIDVQVVSQKVTELLSGFAPSGQGVNPQAGGKQQNSNTPTLEEFGRDLNKLAREGKIDPVIGREIEIERVLQVLSRRTKNNPVLIGEPGVGKTAIAEGLAQRIVQNNVPEMLRVKRVVSLNMASLVAGSKYRGEFEERLKKVMEEVRQDGNVILFIDELHTLIGAGAAEGAIDAANILKPTLARGEIQVIGATTLNEYKKYIEKDAALERRFQPITVNEPSVEDAISILKGIRDKYEAFHRISITDEAIEAAVTLSHRYISDRFLPDKAIDLMDEAAARVRLKTFSSPTNVKELEKELKQVQTEKEAAIAVQEYEQAARLRDEEKKLKEELDSKQKEWKQQGNEQLVVSGQEIAHIVAVWTGIPVEKLAQEEAERLLNLEEELHKRVIGQHDAIKSVARAVRRARAGLKDPKRPIGSFIFLGPTGVGKTELAKALAAALFSDEDSMIRLDMSEYMEKHTVSRLIGAPPGYIGFDEGGQLTDAVRRKPYSVILLDEIEKAHFDVFNILLQVLEDGRLTDSQGRKVDFKNTVIIMTSNVGAKHLRKDNTALGFLADDKVNNEAENAKNRVMEEVKRTFRPEFINRVDELIVFSSLNDKELTQIVDIMLEEVSKRLQDNNLSLECSDRAKSELVKEGRDYAYGARPLRRAIQKLIEDEIAELMLRRQVTSGDTVLIDVDEDGKVKLTKKQ; translated from the coding sequence ATGTTAGGACGTTTTACAGAAAGAGCGCAAAAAGCTCTATACTTTGCACAGCAAGAAGCGGTGGGGTTAGGTCATGATTATGTAGGTACAGAACATCTATTGTTAGGTTTACTGCATGAAAAAGAGGGGGTAGCAGCAAAAGGGCTATTATCCCTAGATATTACGATTGAAACCATTCGTTCTGCGGTAGAACAAATCGTGGGGCGCGGCAAAGGGAATAACTCACAAGTAGCCTATACACCTCGTGCTAAACGTTGTATTGAGTTAGCAATTGAAGTGGCAGCTGGCTTAGGCCATAATTACGTGGGTACAGAGCACTTATTGCTTGGTCTATTGCAAGAAGGGGAAGGCATAGCAACCCAAATACTAAATGGACTTGGCATTGATGTTCAAGTAGTAAGTCAAAAAGTAACGGAACTTTTGAGTGGGTTTGCTCCTTCAGGGCAGGGAGTAAATCCACAAGCTGGGGGAAAACAACAAAATTCCAATACACCTACCCTCGAGGAGTTTGGCCGCGATCTTAATAAATTAGCTCGAGAGGGGAAAATTGATCCTGTTATTGGGCGGGAGATAGAGATTGAACGTGTCTTACAAGTTTTGAGTCGACGTACAAAAAATAATCCTGTATTGATTGGTGAGCCTGGGGTAGGCAAGACTGCAATTGCAGAAGGCTTAGCACAACGTATTGTGCAAAACAATGTGCCTGAGATGCTCAGAGTAAAAAGAGTTGTATCTCTTAACATGGCTTCCTTGGTTGCAGGTTCTAAGTATCGGGGTGAATTTGAAGAACGTCTAAAGAAAGTTATGGAAGAGGTAAGGCAAGATGGTAATGTAATTTTGTTTATTGACGAATTGCATACCTTAATTGGTGCTGGTGCGGCAGAAGGGGCCATAGATGCCGCAAATATTTTAAAACCTACCTTAGCTCGTGGTGAAATACAAGTAATTGGTGCTACCACCCTCAATGAGTACAAAAAGTATATTGAAAAGGATGCGGCTTTGGAACGTCGTTTTCAGCCAATTACAGTAAACGAACCATCTGTAGAAGATGCGATTAGCATCTTGAAGGGCATCCGTGATAAGTACGAAGCTTTCCATCGGATTAGTATTACTGATGAAGCGATTGAAGCTGCAGTTACCCTATCCCATCGCTACATTTCCGACCGTTTTCTACCAGACAAGGCCATAGATTTAATGGATGAAGCCGCAGCAAGAGTCCGCCTTAAAACTTTTTCTTCACCAACCAATGTGAAAGAACTAGAAAAAGAATTAAAACAAGTGCAGACAGAAAAAGAAGCCGCCATTGCAGTACAAGAATATGAGCAGGCAGCTCGTCTTCGTGATGAAGAAAAAAAGCTAAAAGAAGAATTAGATAGCAAACAAAAAGAATGGAAACAGCAAGGCAACGAGCAACTTGTCGTCTCTGGTCAAGAGATAGCTCATATTGTAGCGGTTTGGACAGGTATTCCCGTTGAAAAATTGGCCCAAGAAGAAGCGGAACGTTTACTAAATCTGGAAGAGGAATTGCATAAAAGAGTAATTGGTCAGCACGATGCTATCAAATCAGTAGCCAGAGCAGTGCGGCGAGCTAGAGCAGGGCTTAAAGATCCAAAACGTCCCATTGGTTCCTTTATTTTCTTAGGACCAACAGGTGTTGGTAAAACGGAACTAGCAAAAGCATTGGCTGCTGCTTTGTTCAGTGATGAAGATTCTATGATTCGTTTAGATATGTCAGAGTATATGGAGAAACATACAGTATCTCGCTTAATTGGTGCACCTCCTGGGTATATCGGTTTTGATGAAGGAGGTCAGCTGACGGATGCAGTAAGGCGTAAACCTTATTCAGTCATCTTATTAGATGAAATAGAAAAAGCCCATTTTGATGTATTTAATATTTTGTTACAAGTGTTAGAAGATGGGAGGTTGACAGATAGTCAAGGTCGTAAAGTTGATTTCAAGAATACAGTAATTATTATGACCTCCAATGTCGGGGCTAAGCACTTACGAAAAGATAATACTGCCTTAGGATTTTTAGCAGATGATAAAGTAAATAATGAAGCTGAAAATGCTAAAAATAGAGTTATGGAAGAAGTAAAACGAACTTTCCGCCCAGAATTTATTAATCGTGTTGATGAACTGATCGTATTTAGTAGTCTAAACGATAAAGAACTGACTCAGATTGTCGACATTATGCTAGAGGAAGTTAGTAAGCGTTTGCAGGATAATAACTTATCATTGGAATGTAGCGATAGGGCAAAATCAGAACTAGTTAAAGAAGGGCGAGATTATGCTTATGGCGCTAGGCCACTTAGACGTGCTATTCAAAAATTAATAGAAGACGAAATCGCTGAATTAATGCTGCGCCGGCAAGTTACAAGTGGCGATACCGTGTTGATTGATGTGGATGAAGACGGAAAAGTGAAATTGACGAAAAAACAATAA
- the radA gene encoding DNA repair protein RadA, whose product MSKTKIHFVCQECGADSPKWLGRCPGCEAWNSMVEETLGKVDGKNRHSTSSGAKPRPITEVDNFPVPRLATGVGEFDRVLGGGIVPGALILIGGDPGIGKSTMLLQVACSVSQTYGTVLYVSGEESAAQTKMRAERLNKLSDKLLIMTETNLDDIAVAANRLKPALMIIDSIQTMYSPEIPSAPGSVGQVRESTGKLLRLAKESGIPIAIIGHVTKEGNIAGPRILEHMVDVVLYFEGEKSYAFRVLRAIKNRFGSTHESGIFSMEEEGLMEVKNPSGLLLSERAESAPGSVVLACMEGVRPLLIEIQALVSTTCFGMPRRMAAGFDYNRLILLMAVLEKRVGLTLANQDAYVNAVGGIRITEPAADLAVILAVASSFRNVSLDARTVVMGEVGLTGEVRMVSRVDVRISEAATMGFKRFVIPAGNMTGLKIRQQGLKIVGVSNVLEAMEAVFV is encoded by the coding sequence TTGTCTAAAACTAAAATTCATTTTGTCTGCCAAGAGTGCGGTGCTGATTCGCCCAAATGGCTCGGGCGGTGTCCAGGTTGTGAAGCGTGGAATAGCATGGTTGAGGAAACGTTAGGTAAGGTAGATGGGAAAAATCGCCATAGTACCAGTAGTGGTGCAAAACCACGTCCAATTACGGAAGTGGATAACTTTCCAGTACCAAGATTAGCAACTGGTGTAGGAGAGTTTGATCGGGTGTTAGGTGGCGGTATTGTACCAGGTGCTCTTATTTTAATTGGTGGTGACCCTGGTATTGGTAAATCTACTATGCTCTTACAAGTGGCTTGCAGTGTAAGTCAAACATATGGAACGGTATTATATGTCTCTGGTGAAGAATCGGCCGCACAAACGAAAATGCGAGCTGAGCGTCTTAACAAATTAAGTGATAAATTATTGATAATGACGGAAACCAATCTGGACGATATCGCAGTAGCTGCAAATCGTCTTAAGCCTGCATTGATGATTATTGATTCGATTCAGACTATGTATAGTCCAGAAATTCCCTCCGCTCCAGGTAGTGTAGGCCAGGTGCGTGAATCCACTGGAAAACTTTTACGTTTAGCAAAAGAAAGTGGAATCCCGATTGCGATAATTGGGCATGTGACAAAAGAAGGTAACATTGCCGGTCCGAGAATTTTAGAGCATATGGTGGATGTGGTTCTATATTTTGAAGGTGAAAAAAGTTATGCTTTCCGTGTCTTGAGGGCGATAAAAAACCGTTTCGGTTCTACCCATGAGAGTGGAATTTTTTCCATGGAAGAAGAAGGTTTAATGGAGGTAAAAAATCCTTCCGGGTTACTGTTGTCTGAAAGAGCAGAAAGTGCACCAGGATCAGTAGTTCTTGCTTGTATGGAGGGAGTTAGACCTTTACTTATTGAGATTCAAGCCTTGGTTAGTACAACCTGTTTTGGCATGCCTAGACGTATGGCGGCTGGTTTTGATTACAATCGACTCATTCTTCTAATGGCGGTATTAGAAAAAAGGGTAGGTTTAACCTTAGCCAACCAAGATGCCTATGTAAACGCAGTAGGAGGCATTCGTATTACTGAACCTGCAGCAGATTTAGCTGTCATCTTAGCTGTCGCTTCTAGTTTTCGCAACGTTTCACTTGATGCGCGAACTGTTGTTATGGGGGAGGTTGGTTTGACTGGTGAGGTACGTATGGTGTCGAGGGTAGATGTACGTATTAGTGAGGCAGCTACCATGGGTTTTAAACGGTTTGTTATTCCTGCGGGGAATATGACTGGACTTAAAATTCGCCAGCAAGGACTTAAAATAGTCGGAGTGAGTAATGTACTAGAAGCGATGGAGGCAGTGTTTGTATGA
- a CDS encoding stage II sporulation protein P, translating to MVFKRPFLWLTGGILLVSIIAFSFLHLLPLNIFSIQQKPEPEPQKVYDYYLVVDEKDGHTLMYVPLVVSVGDEVLSEENKLYKVVRIEENRAYARFVEDINLEKYKKK from the coding sequence ATGGTATTCAAGCGTCCTTTTCTATGGTTAACAGGGGGCATTTTACTGGTAAGCATTATTGCTTTCAGCTTTTTACATCTCTTGCCTCTTAATATCTTTTCAATTCAACAAAAACCAGAACCAGAGCCTCAAAAAGTATATGATTACTACCTCGTTGTTGATGAAAAAGATGGTCATACCTTGATGTATGTACCTTTAGTGGTATCTGTTGGAGATGAAGTTCTTTCTGAGGAAAATAAACTCTATAAAGTTGTAAGAATAGAAGAAAACCGAGCTTATGCTCGGTTTGTCGAAGACATTAATTTAGAAAAATATAAAAAGAAATAA